The Coregonus clupeaformis isolate EN_2021a chromosome 6, ASM2061545v1, whole genome shotgun sequence genome has a segment encoding these proteins:
- the LOC121568250 gene encoding uncharacterized protein LOC121568250 — protein sequence MDWKFLISILLIISNYVSGKDLLKPVNPKVDIWDGKVRFLWDPPEGAPPVAQYQVQMARYVDSNWTNVTSCDRTQLAHCDLSYLIDDFVMVYKFRVRLVTENSISAWSPRKKFNLKESKLQHPSSTLLATSSSITVSVDRKPLLKKIFPFGLTYTIYLQEKGQDHKTIIRQLKDEYDEDKAEVQFTSLHWGQEYCVSLNVAGNGGEFTSEVSPEQCLLLPEQEWDILAVVSFSILSVLGVLVILALSLCCFLRHPEKMPVALQSPGSGWQPLCVGEVPVEIVTDKGWFISTARTDVMVWLADERTTPAGKEEQEEGEDRRMSLDSGTCSESHISGNGNRGSPARQEDSGCGSLGAPESAVSSRSGTGEPPLLDGKMNTDISLKEDSGVGLGCRSGCSGSLQGEDCGILPEMVMVTGDGYRSQSPSSVDAHVFETEQSFQQISCETVMADPAVGYRSGHMACVCLGTSQCVWCQTRRHYERSVDGQSVGLFSFTEQQLHCRNLTGDICEMESTCSSYKKNNLHIETVVNLEDSVTFSHLPTCIGESFPLLTALSDLSLLEGGLNCSLNTMLPSLGDLEVKSD from the exons ATGGATTGGAAATTCTTGATTTCCATTCTCCTGATCATCTCAAACTATGTGTCAG GTAAAGACCTACTGAAGCCAGTCAATCCGAAGGTGGATATATGGGACGGGAAAGTAAGGTTTCTCTGGGACCCCCCTGAAGGGGCCCCGCCAGTGGCTCAGTACCAGGTGCAGATGGCCAG GTATGTCGATAGTAATTGGACCAATGTGACCAGCTGTGACAGGACCCAGCTGGCACATTGTGACCTGTCCTACCTTATCGATGACTTCGTCATGGTCTACAAGTTCCGGGTTCGACTGGTCACCGAGAACAGCATCTCTGCATGGTCACCACGGAAGAAGTTCAACCTCAAAGAAA GTAAACTGCAGCATCCCTCCAGTACACTGTTGGCCACCTCCAGTTCAATAACAGTCAGTGTTGACAGGAAGCCATTACTAAAAAAGATCTTTCCATTTGGCCTGACTTACACTATCTACCTACAGGAAAAAGGGCAGGACCACAAG ACCATCATTCGGCAATTGAAGGATGAATATGACGAGGATAAGGCAGAGGTTCAGTTCACGTCTCTTCACTGGGGTCAGGAGTACTGTGTCAGCCTCAATGTTGCAGGCAATGGAGGAGAATTCACCAGTGAGGTCTCCCCTGAACAGTGCCTCCTGCTGCCTGAGCAAG AGTGGGATATCCTTGCTGTGGTGTCCTTCTCCATCCTAAGTGTGTTGGGGGTACTGGTCATCCTGGCCCTTAGCCTTTGCTGCTTCCTGAGGCATCCTGAGAAAATGCCTGTTGCACTG CAATCCCCAGGCAGCGGCTGGCAGCCTCTCTGTGTGGGAGAGGTCCCAGTGGAGATCGTCACAGACAAAGGCTGGTTCATCAGCACCGCCAGAACTGATGTCATGGTCTGGTTGGCTGACGAGAGGACTACTCCAGCAGGCAAGGAAGAGCAGGAAGAAGGAGAGGACAGAAGAATGAGTCTGGACAGTGGGACTTGCTCTGAATCCCACATTTCTGGGAATGGAAACAGAGGAAGTCCGGCAAGGCAAGAAGACAGTGGCTGTGGAAGCCTGGGAGCACCAGAGAGTGCCGTCAGCAGCAGGAGTGGAACTGGAGAGCCCCCCCTGCTGGATGGGAAGATGAACACAGACATCAGCCTAAAAGAGGACAGTGGGGTGGGGCTGGGCTGCCGGTCAGGGTGTTCTGGGAGTCTACAGGGGGAGGACTGTGGAATCTTGCCTGAGATGGTAATGGTCACAGGGGATGGCTACCGGAGCCAGAGCCCCTCTTCAGTGGACGCCCATGTGTTTGAGACAGAGCAGAGTTTTCAACAAATCTCATGCGAAACAGTTATGGCTGATCCTGCTGTGGGATACAGGTCTGGTCACATGGCATGCGTTTGTTTAGGGACAAGCCAATGTGTTTGGTGCCAGACAAGAAGACACTATGAGAGGAGTGTTGATGGACAGTCTGTAGGTCTGTTTAGTTTTACAGAGCAGCAGCTACACTGCCGCAATCTCACAGGTGACATATGCGAGATGGAATCTACATGCTCCAGCTATAAAAAGAACAATCTCCACATAGAAACAGTGGTAAACTTGGAGGACTCAGTAACCTTTTCCCACCTGCCTACATGCATAGGTGAATCCTTCCCACTCCTGACGGCTTTATCAGATTTGTCCCTACTGGAGGGAGGACTGAACTGCAGCCTGAACACTATGCTTCCTTCTCTGGGTGATTTGGAAGTGAAATCTGATTGA